From the genome of Natrinema marinum:
GCGCGGCCGGGTGCTCGTGGCGCGGCTGGACGCCGAACTCGACGTGCCGGGATTCGACCGCGCGAGTCTGGACGGCTACGCGCTACGGGCGCGGGATACGTTCGGCGCGGACGAGGCCGATCCCGCCCGACTCGACCTGGTCGGTGAGGTCCACGCCGGCGAGGAGCCGGACGTGTCGCTCGAGGAGGGCCAGGCCGTCGAGATCTCGACCGGCGCGGTGATGCCCGACGGCGCAGACGCGATGGTTCCGGTCGAGCGCACTGACACTGCGTCGGACGGCGAGACGGTCTTGATCCGCACCTCCGTTGCGCCGGGCGACAACGTCATGTTCGCCGGCGCGGACGTCGCCGCGGGCGAGCGCGCACTCGGCCCCGGAACACAGATCACGCCCCGCGACATCGGCCTGCTGTCCGCACTGGGGATCGACGAGGTGCCGGTCCGGGCGAAACCGCGCGTCGGCATCGTCTCGACGGGCGACGAACTCGTACGACCGGGCGACGAACTCGAGAGCGCACGCGGCGAAATCTACGACGTCAACAGCTACACCATCGCCGCGGGGGTCGAAGACGCCGGCGGCGAGGCCGTACTGTACCCCCACGCCGGCGACGAAGCCGAGGAGATGGAAGAGATTCTCCGGACCGCGGCCGACGAGTGCGATCTCGTGCTCTCGTCGGGGTCGACCAGCGCGAGCGCGGTCGACGTGATCTACCGCGTCATCGAAGAGCAAGGCGAATTGCTGCTCCACGGCGTGAGCGTCAAACCGGGGAAGCCGATGCTGATCGGTCGGCTCGACAGCTCCGCGTACGTCGGGCTTCCGGGCTACCCCGTCTCCGCGATGATGGTCTTTCGAACCTTCGTCGCACCGGCGATCCGCGAGGCCGCCGGAAAACCCGAGCCCGCGTCCGCAACCGTTTCGGGGCGGCTAGCCCGCCAGGAGCGCTACGAGGAGGGCCGCCACCGGCTCATGCCCGTCGGCCTCGTAGAGAACGGAGAGGGCGAGACGCTCGTCTACCCCGTCGACAAGGGCAGCGGCGCGACGACCAGTCTCGCCGACGCCGACGGCGTCGTGGAGGTCGGCCCCGAGACCGACTACCTCGAGGAAGGCGAGCCCGTCACGGTCACGCTGTTCTCGCCGGACGTTCGACCACCCACGCTGTTCGGCGTCGGCGAGGACGATCCGACCTTCTCGCGGGTCCTCGACGGCCTCGAGCGCCCGCGCTATCTCTCGGTTGGCAGCCGACCCGGCCTGCGGCGGCTCCGCGAGGGGGTCCCCGACGTGGCCGTGGCCGCGGGACCGCTCGAGTACGATCTCGAGGCGACCGAACTCTGCCGCTGGGAGCGCGAGTGGGGACTGGTCGTCCGCGCGGGCAACCCCGACGAGCTCGAGGGACTCGCCGACCTGATCGACCGCGACTTGCGCTTCGTCAACCGAACGACCGACTCGGGGCTGCGCTCGAGTCTCGGCGCGGCGATCGCCGACCTCGCCGAGGAGCGAGGAACGGAGCGCCACGACCTCGTGGACGCGATCGACGGCTTCGACCTCGGGCTGCGCGCCCACGAGAGCCCCGCGCGGAAGGTCATCGCGGGTGACGCGGATGCGGGGCTCGGCCTGCGCGAGACCGCCGAGCGGCTCGATCTGGGGTTCATCTCCCTCGGCGAACAGCCGGTTCGGGTGCTGGCGAATCCCGATCGGATCGAGAAAGAAGGGGTGAAGGAACTCGAGCGGGCAATCTCCGACGTATCGTCTGCACAGCGATAGCGGCGAGCGACGGCCGTCAGCAGTATCGCTGACGCTACGTTCGATTGACGGTTGGTATACCCGCTTTGTTCGAACCGGTCCTAGTTCTATTCGTTATACCGCCCTGGAGCAGTTCGTGCCCCAAGTTCGACTGTATACCGACGGGCGGGGAGCACAGATCGGACACCGCCAAGATCACGAGGCCTTGGGACCGCTAACGAGCTCACCGCTATCGTTCCACTCGCAGGGTGCTTTCTCCGACACGGCCCCTCGGAGCGTTACCTCACGGGGCGTAATCCTGATGTCGGGTTGATGACTCCAATCGGTCACGCTCCATTCGATCGTTTCGTCTACGCGCTCGTCCCCGTCGTGGACGACGACCTCGGCGCGATAGCTCCCATACCGGTACTCGGCGTCGTCGCCATCGAGCCACGTCGTTCGGTTCGCGTCGAGGGCCACCGTCTCTTCGACGAGTAGCTCGTTCTCGTGCTCAAGACGAATATCGACCGTCAAGTCGGTCTCACTCGTGTTTTTCACACTCACGGTGTCGGCCTCCGGGAGGCGTTCTTCGGCGCGGAGCCACGTCGCGCCTTCGTCAGTCTCGACGGACATGTCGTAATAGGTGCGTTCAGACTCGTGACGCATGAGATACGACTCGTCGATCTCGATCACGGAGGGAAGGATCAGTTCGCCGTCAGTCTCGTACGTATCCCCCTCGATGGCAGCCATCGCCTCGTCCGTAGCGGGGTCTGGCAAGCGATCGAGGGAAACGATGTGGAGCCACATCGTTCGTACTCGACGGCAAGACTTCCGTCATCGCGACCCTGTAAACACCCTGCAAGTCCGGCCGCGCTACACCCGACTCCGGCGAGAAGCGCTCGTCGGTTCATACCAGCCATCCGAGAGGACGTAGTAAATGCTTTCTGTCAGAAGCGGACGGGATTTTCGACCGGCAGATCGCCGATCACTACTCCTCGGAGGCGTCGCTCTCGGTCGCCTCTCGCCACGACGAGGCGTCGAAGAACGTCTGCAGCGCCATCAGAACCCCGATATACGTGCCGCCGGCGACGACGAGCAACGGGACGACGATCGAGAGCACCAGCCCGCCGAGCGGATTCGCGCCGAACAGTTGGAGCGGAACGACCATACGGTCTGCAGAAACTGCTGGTGCAAATGCATTTCTGTGAGCCGGCGGGCGAACCCCTCCATAGTGGCGGACCGCCGTTTCGGTCGCCGACCGGCGCCACAGAGCGGTCCTTTTTGCTCTCCCCGCCCCTACGAGCGCCCATGCGAATCGTCACGACGCTCCCCTCGGCGACCGAGACCGTCGCCGCGCTGGGACTCGAGCCGGTCGGCGTCTCCCACGAATGCGACTACCCGCCGGGCGCGGCCTCGGCTCCCGCCG
Proteins encoded in this window:
- a CDS encoding molybdopterin biosynthesis protein — its product is MNRKEFRDLASPAAAREAIDSLSLEGGIERVSLEEARGRVLVARLDAELDVPGFDRASLDGYALRARDTFGADEADPARLDLVGEVHAGEEPDVSLEEGQAVEISTGAVMPDGADAMVPVERTDTASDGETVLIRTSVAPGDNVMFAGADVAAGERALGPGTQITPRDIGLLSALGIDEVPVRAKPRVGIVSTGDELVRPGDELESARGEIYDVNSYTIAAGVEDAGGEAVLYPHAGDEAEEMEEILRTAADECDLVLSSGSTSASAVDVIYRVIEEQGELLLHGVSVKPGKPMLIGRLDSSAYVGLPGYPVSAMMVFRTFVAPAIREAAGKPEPASATVSGRLARQERYEEGRHRLMPVGLVENGEGETLVYPVDKGSGATTSLADADGVVEVGPETDYLEEGEPVTVTLFSPDVRPPTLFGVGEDDPTFSRVLDGLERPRYLSVGSRPGLRRLREGVPDVAVAAGPLEYDLEATELCRWEREWGLVVRAGNPDELEGLADLIDRDLRFVNRTTDSGLRSSLGAAIADLAEERGTERHDLVDAIDGFDLGLRAHESPARKVIAGDADAGLGLRETAERLDLGFISLGEQPVRVLANPDRIEKEGVKELERAISDVSSAQR